A window from Salvia miltiorrhiza cultivar Shanhuang (shh) chromosome 2, IMPLAD_Smil_shh, whole genome shotgun sequence encodes these proteins:
- the LOC131007564 gene encoding uncharacterized protein LOC131007564, with protein MEDAPRGRGRGRGRGRGRGRGFVPEQPVPQVAPNRTAEEKFRKEKPPTFDGLGDPTDAEKWVRAVERIFSYIRCEDGEKVTCATYQLVDEADFWWESVRRTMTEEQWGLQKKQNEFWNLKQRAGTVTEYDRAFNQLSRYAPMLVDTDEKRAEKFRNGLRHEISISLASQGGLTYAQTLSRALTIESLLPREKAKAPGQSGFVPPQDGALFDTGASHSFISHAACKRLKLTPQLAETTLEVSTPGGGRLAAKDVISNLELNISAETFKAKLYVIVIIDFDMILGMDWLTQVGATILCNERKISFQSTGKEKASFHGIRMGGRVPVISAMKATKMMRNEECRAFLVNLTGEREAEKTIEEVPVVRDFKDVFPEELPGLPPNRQLEFTIDLEPGAAPVSKQVRVLVEGSNVSRSHSVD; from the exons ATGGAAGATGCGCCAAGAggacgcggtaggggacgaggacgtggtcgcGGACGCGGCAGGGGATTCGTCCCTGAACAGCCTGTTCCACAAGTAGCACCGAATCGTACTGCTGAAGAAAAGTTTCGTAAGGAAAAgcctccaacgtttgatggtCTGGGTGATCCCACGGACGCCGAGAAATGGGTTAGGGCAGTGGAGCGAATTTTCAGCTACATCCGTTGCGAAGACGGGGAGAAAGTGACTTGCGCGACTTACCAACTGGTAGacgaagccgacttctggtgggagtCGGTGAGGCGCACAATGACTGAGGAACAGTGGGGATT acagaagaaacagaacgagTTTTGGAATTTGAAGCAGAGGGCTGGGACAGTGACTGAGTATGACAGGGCTTTTAACCAGCTGTCACGATATGCACCAATGTtagtggacactgatgagaagcgCGCAGAGAAATTCAGGAACGGACTGCGCCACGAGATATCGATATCCCTAGCGAGTCAGGGAGGTCTCACTTATGCACAAACACTGAGTAGGGCTCTCACcattgagtcattgctaccaagggagaaagCAAAAGCTCCGGGACAGTCTGGATttgtaccacctcaagatggtg ctttgtttgatactggagcgtcCCACTCTTTCATTTCACATGCTGCTTGTAAGAGATTAAAACTGACTCCACAATTGGCTGAGACAACTTTAGAGGTTAGCACCCCTGGTGGTGGAAGATTGGCTGCTAAGGACGTTATCTCGAACTTAGAGCTGAACATAAGTGCTGAAACATTTAAGGCAAAATTGTATGTCATCGTTATAATAGATTTTGACATGATCCTTGGGATGGACTGGCTTACTCAAGTCGGTGCCACGATACTGTGTAATGAGAGAAAGATCTCTTTCCAATCCACTGGAAAAGAGAAGgcaagttttcatggcataagaATGGGAGGGAGAGTACCAGTGATTTCGGCGATGAAGGCCACAAAGATGATGAGAAATGAAGAATGTCGGGCTTTCCTAGTCAACTTGACAGGAGAACGTGAAGCAGAGAAAACGATCGAAGAAGTTCCAGTGGTGCGAGATTTcaaagatgtttttcccgaagaaTTGCCCGGTTTGCCACCGAACAGACAACTAGAATTCACGATTGATCTGGAACCTGGAGCAGCACCAGTGTCCaag caagtgcgagttttggttgaaggaAGTAATGTTTCTCGAtcacatagtgtcgactga